From the genome of Falco cherrug isolate bFalChe1 chromosome 10, bFalChe1.pri, whole genome shotgun sequence:
GCAGGAgatgaaaaaacagcttttcaacTGGTCAATGGATGCTCTCTTATTTCCTAACAAAAATTTTCCAGCTGTTGTTAACTTTTTTACAAAAGGATCTTTGCTTCAACGTAACTCTATTGGCAGAACTTAACAAAAATCTCTGAATGTATCTCACCTAGAGTAAAGCTCAATTTTGAAAGAGACACTAGTAAGAAGTGAAGACATCATATTCCAGGGGGCAATGATGTTAATTGCTGTCCAATCTAAAACCAGAAActttgtttataaaatacagCTAATGAAGTGGTCTAACATGCATGTATGTAGACAGACAACTAGAATACAGAAAGGTTTCTGTTTGATTGGGgcttttttaagagaaatttcTTACTGCTGCAGCCCCATGAATTTAAGGAGACAGGCTGATTTACACAGTGAACTAAGCTGTCCCTTAAATTAacatcttcctttcttcaaCCAATGCCAGCTTACTTTTAGCCAGTAAGTACAGACCtttcagcaacagcaagaaGACGTTCTGGACGGAAGGTCCCTTCTGTGTCAATATACATGGCTTTTCCTTCACCACCACCTCGGTCAATGGGAAGCTaaagtaaaagcaaatgaacaaaCAGGAAATAAAGTATCAACAAGTAATCCAGTTATTGCCTTATGCCCTCAACTGATAACATACGATAAATAACATATCAAGCTATTGTGATTAAAGTCATATTTATCTGGGAAAAGTGAGAAGAAATATTCCCATTTTCAATCTCCAATGCCTACATAAGAGGACAGGAGCTTAACTTTCAGCTGGTAAGTTTAGGTGCATAAGGGTGTTAACTAAATGATGAAATTAAACCCAGAGCCTctaatattttatgaaatagcAGCCTCTAGAAACTCATAAAAACTATTATTTGTTTAAAGAGAGATCAAATGCTTCTCTGTATCTAAGACCTAGAATTACGCTATGAGGCTAATGTGTTAAATTTTGTTGTCAGAATACTGAAGAAGGCacaaaaaaaagctacagaacCTGtcaaacaggcaaaaaaaccaTCACAAACTTAATTGCTGGTAATCTTCGCAGGCAGATTAAACACGAAACAAAAGATCCTAGAAAGCTGCAAGTACAACCAAGGGTGCTGCAAATACATTCTTTGCAGCTGTTTATATGCATCGCATTTGTATTGGCTGAGAAAAGTCCATAAATTagcaaatataaaaaagctGTGTTGCCtgaatatttgattttaatgaaGTAGACTACTCACTTGACAGGTTACTGCCAGGGTATGGCACAACTGTGTTTTACCAGTACGAAACTCCCCGAATAACTCTGTTATGGACCCTGTTTCTATTCCTCCTGAAGGggaaataataacaacaactttttaaaagaggTCACAAACTTCAAAGAAAGACCATGTATAAAGTATTACATTTACAGAGACTCAGTTAAACACTTATTTTGTTTAAGCTTCAACACTCTAATTGGAAAAGAAGGTTTTCTCACTGAGGTTTGTTCATGTTGCAGATAAGAAGTTTaggtaaatgtatttttgaagatGCTGAAAAGCCTAAATgacttgttttgattttttgattGCAAGTAGAAATAGGGACAAGAtgatactggttttgtttccttgaaaGGAAGGAGGTTGCAGACTAAAATAAACTAGAAACATCCACAATGAACAGCTCTGGGTACTGCACCGTGACTAAAAggttttaaaactatttctgcatcttttaaaagaaaatcaattgTGAAAGAAGAGAGCAGCACTTGAGATTTTTCATTCAACCAGAACTTGTAGGTCTCACATGTTTTTATGCAAGGATTAtgttcacagggaaaaaaaaaagcagtaactaAGGCTAATCAGTAAAGAGAAATAGAATTATTACCTTGAAGAAGTTTATCAAGTTCTTTGGACCCAGTGGTGATCTGGATGATCTCTGACCTTCGCTGGTGGAATTCTGTTGCTGTGGTGAAACCCATCGGAACCAGTTTAGCTGCTTCAgcctgaagaaaaccaaactaaGCAGTGCAAGGAAAGCTCATCCCATTCATTTACTCTCTTCTAGTAATTCACActgtaattttctattttgtgaAACGGAGAAGCACCTATACAATTTAATGCACACATTTTATCTTGTAGACCATATATCAGTCAGTTGGTACCTCTGCACAGAACCAAAATTCTGctcaaagaaaaagcttcaacatccattttgtttattttatggaAATCTTCCCTGCCTCATCCCCCACACTTTCAATTCAGTTCTGTCCCTGTGAAACCTGAAATACTTAGGATAGGCATACAGCCTACCTTCCTAAGTGAATAAACACACAAAGTAAGAAAAGCACTGGAGTTTAACATTGTACTAGGTCAGATTTTGATAAATGAGAACAAGTTTGGCAGAAACTCTGCATTCTGAACTGGAAGATGCTGGGAGATTACAACTCAGGCTTCACTCGCAGTCCTCAGAAGTAAACCGCAGGTCTCACGGTGAATGTCTGAGGTACACAATCAACATACTTAAGAAGAACataacacagaaacagctgtaCTGGGATGGTCCAgtcattaaaatacagtatcCTCTGCCTTGACAACTGCCAACAGTGGCTGCTGAGGGAAAGAGTGTAACAAACCAGGAAACAAGAGACTGACCATCTAGCAGTTCCTACGGGTTCAGTTAGCAAGACCTTCCAGTATCACCAGAGCACTTTAagccagcaaaataaaacttctcaAATCCTGGGTTAAAGCTTTCCCATAACATCCTTACCAAGATTTTGTCAGCTTTGGCTTCACTGATGCCTTTAATATTTAGTAGCTCCTTCTTAGGTGCATAAGCAACAGCCTCAACTGTGTGAAATCCAGCTTCTTCTAATTTCTTCACATCGTTTGCATTTATACCACATTGctgaaaggaaggggagaaaaaaaaggacacaCTAAGACACAAATACCTTAATCTAACTTCCAGTGAATACCTTCAACCAGCTTCAGCAGATTGGATCAAACTCTGTTATTACAAGTCAGCATACTGAGTGTTACCTCCCTATTTACTGTGCACAAAGAACCATAAAAAATAACACCCTTTTACAAGTATAATGTTTGCATAATCTATTAACTATATAGATGGCGTACAAGAGGCAGAAAACATGCTTGGTTTAATAGATGCTGGAGGTGACCAACACATATTAGGAAATGGTACACAGCAAGGCAACATCATTTAAAACTTAAATGTTAACAAGTTTTGTtttgggctggttttttttgacagaacACAAGAATTTCACAACACAATTTTCAGATGCAACTTGTGTTTAAGGAGAAAGACTAGCAGATTTCTTGCAAACTGATGCTAGAGCTAACTCCTTACCTACCTCTAACCTGGATATGAGCTGTGGTCCAAagctctcctcctctgctgagGTATCTGCGTTTGCTTCAAATTGCATCTGCATAGCCATTGCACCCAGTGCTCAGTACAGCCCCactaaaagaaaaccagataaTTCTGTGATGCAACATACACCATTCAAACAAGACACACgtgcaaagcatttcaaaatatattaacagATCATCTGAAGTAGTATATGATGGCTTTCTCCCCTCCTGTAGCTGGTGGTACGCGAGTGCTGTAAGAAATTTCTTTTGTGTACTTTCCTATGTAGCgttaaacattaaaaacaaaacacacccaAACACCTCTCATGTTACCTGGTAAGGAATAATAAGAGGCTTAATAGAGAACTCCACAGTATTTAGAAGTATATAATTAACAAAATGAATCTGCTGTTAGCAGTATCACATGTTGGCAAGAAATTAGATGGTGACATGTACAACTTGAAGCCAGCAGTGGGTGGGTGTTCCAGCCTGACTGTGTGCCCCCTGACAGCTGCAAACGCTGCGCCTTGCAGAGGTCTGAAAGGGGCTTTAGAacctccctccagccctgctaACAGTGCAATACACCTGGCACTGGCAGCCAAGGTTTTCTGGAAGAGAggtttaataaatatttaatgaaaagcatAAAACCTCTGTAGGTATTTCAAACGTGCCTGGCCCGCGGCTATTTTGATTATGATGTTTTTTGTCTATTGTCAGAATCCTTTCTTGTCGGTGTCTTTGATTAACATGACAATGCTGCATTTTATCCTAACACTCAGTACTAATAAACaaagctgtggggcaggaggaatTCCTTGTAAATCTCGGTCAGCTGCAGAAATGACAAGCACTAGTGAAATGTTGGGCTTCCTACTTAGAAGGAAAGCCTACCCTGACAGGCTTTCTAGAAGCGAGGGGCCTTCCCCTTACCCCCGACACAGCGGGCCCCAAGGCACGGGCAGCGGCCGGGCCTAGCGCCGCGTCCCACAGCCTCCCGCCGCCACAGGTCCCAGGCCCGGGGCCGCGTCCCGCAGCTCGCTTCCCCGGCCCTTACCGGCTCCCCGGCGCACGACACCCCCCGCTCCGCCTACCCCGGCTGCTCCCACTTAActcactttattattttttaaaattttccctCACGAGTCCGCCGCCAGGGAGGCCCCTCCCCTCTAGCCCCCCCCCGGCAGCTGGCGAGACCGAGCCAGTAaccggccgccgctgccccaCCGCTACCCACCCCCGGAGAAGAAGGGAGGACCCCGGCCAGCTCAccccgcggcgggccgggcctCAGGCTCAGGCCCAGGCGCAGGCCCCGGCCCCACTCAGCCCCGCTCCGTGCCGCCGCCAGCCGCGCTCCGCTCGGAAAAGCCCGCCACCCCGTCACGTGACGGGGCGCGCGcgaagccccgccccctccccgccggaAGTCAGTGGCATATGGAGGGGGCCGCTCCGCTCTTCCGGACGGGAATGGTGGCAGCGCTGCGGGCGCTCCACCCCCGTGCGGCAGGGACGAGGAGCTGGCCGTAACGAGCAAGCATGCACCCCGCTTCCCTCTgttcccctcccccttttttatttaaataaacacaaaccGGTGACTCCGTTAAGCCATCCCAAAGGCAAGAGTGACTGTGAGCAATAAGCCCCCCCCTGTCCCACTGTGTGGTAGCTTATCCCAGTCCCCAAGAAGGAATCGAGGGATTAAGACGGGTCTGGAGCAGAAGTTGGAGTCCCTTCCCTGGGGGTACGTGTCTAAATTAAATCTCAGTCTAATGAATTTGAGCCTGGACGCTTTGCTGGGCAAGGACAGGAGCATCTGATCCTCACTGCATGCAAGtgaagttttctgtttgcttttaaagatgAAGGATAATGAAATGGCAGGGGTGACAGCTGGGGAAGAACCCTGCTTAACCTGAAGCAAGCCCAGCAAGGGGCTGGGAGTTGTGGGAAGAAGGATGTTTTGCCCTTGCCGTGTTTTCATTGGTCATGCAGACACTGCTGCTTATTTCCCCTgcatttccataaaaaaaaattagttacaAAAACCCCTGCTTAAGCAGTGAAAACTCTTCCCATATATAAAAGCATCCTTTAAAATACCAAAAGCATTTGATACGTTGTAATTTCACTAAGTCGTCAAAGCTAGGAGGGATCCCAGGGACCCCTCTCTGGACGtaggaaaagtttcttccaGCCTTGGAAGAAACTACCCTGCTCACCCTTGGAAGCAAAATACTGGGCGAGATGGACTTTTGGGTGGCAAGCAAGGGTCATGCTAAGTAGGAAGCCCAACATTTCACCAGTGCTTGTCATTTCTGCAGCTGACCGAGATTTACAAGGAattcctcctgccccacagctttGTTTATTCGTACTTGAGCATTAGGATAAAATGCAGCATTATCATGTTGATCAAAGACACCGACAAGAAAGGATTCTGACAATAGATAAAAACCATCACAATCAAAATAGCTGTGGGCCAGGCATGTTTGAAATATCTACAGAGGTTTTATGCTTTTCATTAGAATGTTTATTAAACTCATTTGAGTTCTGGCGAGCTATCAGGAGTGTCATGCAAAGATGAAGGATGTGAGGTTTTAAAGAGGTGTCAGCCTAGCCTTAAATATGAGATATATGACATACAAATATATGAGAATATTTACATGGATAGCTTTGAAAAGGCTTATTAACATCTCAAATGGGATACTAACAGCACAGGAGTAGGAAAAAAGGATACACGGCTGAGGTTCACCCTATGTACCATCATACCTCATGTGCACTGCATCCTGACtagttagaaaagaaaataaagacctTTTGTCCATTTGTACCCTCAAGGGTGTATGGCAATGCACATAATAATTACATTAATTGTCCTCCATCACATGGGCAAGACCCAGTTAAAAGAGATGGAGATGTGGACATAAATTGTTCACAGAGCCTGTTTTCCTGCCCCTCCATGAGCGCTCAACACTGTAATTGCACAAAATGCCTCATTATGTGAGAGCTCACTACCCCAACGTGGTCCAAAAGCATAAACTGTTTGACTCTTCTGTTGATGGTTAGAGCTCAAGGATTAAATGAGCACAGGATATTTGAGAGGAGGTCTGACTTCTCAGTAGCTTCTCTGTTACGGTGGCTGAGGACAGGCAGTAGGCTCTGATGCCAGTGCTGCCGCAttattgaaagaaattattagGAAAGGCTACACTGGCTCAGgacttttcttgtttcattGAAGATTATTGATTACTGTAGACAGGAGCAATATCCTGCCcacatgtaaaaaaatacaaagttgtgTGGGAAGTCTCCCTGTGGCAAGTGGGTAGGCAAGCAAAAGGTGTTTGTTAATACTAGCAAAGGTTGTTTTTACTCACTCCCTTAGTGCTGTAACAGGGGCTGCTACATCCAGGGCTTTACAGGCTAAGGTTGGTGGTATCAGCCTGTGACAGCTGAGTGTTTCCACATCAAGTAAGATCACCACAGTCTCTGAGGTTCTGCAGTTCCATCTCCCAGTCTTCCGTGGACCCATGTTTACAAGATTGTGTGGGCTGGAAGCAAAGATATTTGGTATTTACAGGTTGTATGAGGATGAAAAGCAACTCTACAGGAATCTGCTGACAAGCTCCGTAAGCCATCCTGGAGAGCAGAGGGGTTATTAGATTTAAGACACAGCTAAAGAAAAGTCATGGCAATAAATGCATCCAGCAATAAAGGACCACAGCTGTCAGATGTGCTTCAACTTCTGTGCCTGTATGCAGGCAGAAAACATCTAACCCATTAACAGATCACCCCtctaccccccaaaaaaggtCACCTGGCCTTTAGTGATAGGGC
Proteins encoded in this window:
- the RAD51 gene encoding DNA repair protein RAD51 homolog 1 — translated: MAMQMQFEANADTSAEEESFGPQLISRLEQCGINANDVKKLEEAGFHTVEAVAYAPKKELLNIKGISEAKADKILAEAAKLVPMGFTTATEFHQRRSEIIQITTGSKELDKLLQGGIETGSITELFGEFRTGKTQLCHTLAVTCQLPIDRGGGEGKAMYIDTEGTFRPERLLAVAERYGLSGSDVLDNVAYARGFNTDHQTQLLYQASAMMAESRYALLIVDSATALYRTDYSGRGELSARQMHLARFLRMLLRLADEFGVAVVITNQVVAQVDGAAMFAADPKKPIGGNIIAHASTTRLYLRKGRGETRICKIYDSPCLPEAEAMFAINADGVGDAKD